In Phaeobacter inhibens DSM 16374, the following proteins share a genomic window:
- a CDS encoding aldo/keto reductase has protein sequence MERIKIAEGLEFSRLVYGMWRLGDDSDTSTAHVEAKIEACLAQGITTFDQADIYGGYAAEGILGQALKANPALRDRMEIVTKCDIVAPVGRYADAAVKHYDTSSAHITRSVETSLSEMGIDHIDLLLIHRPDPLMDHAETGAALDALVAAGKLRAVGVSNFRPWDWELLQSGMKTPLATNQIEISLSEITPFTNGDLAFHQRQGHPLMAWSPLGGGGLMTGRGQLAERLDEIAAAQGVDRAAVAIAFLLRHPARILPVLGTNNLARIKQASDALKVELDRPTWFKLYEAALGREVA, from the coding sequence ATGGAACGGATCAAGATCGCAGAAGGGCTGGAGTTCAGCCGTCTGGTCTATGGCATGTGGCGTCTGGGCGATGACAGCGATACATCAACCGCCCATGTCGAGGCCAAGATTGAAGCCTGTCTGGCGCAGGGGATCACCACCTTTGATCAGGCCGATATCTATGGCGGGTATGCCGCCGAAGGCATTCTGGGTCAGGCGCTGAAGGCAAATCCAGCTCTGCGGGATCGGATGGAGATTGTCACCAAATGCGATATCGTGGCCCCGGTCGGGCGCTATGCGGATGCAGCGGTCAAGCACTACGACACTTCCTCGGCTCATATTACCCGGTCAGTGGAAACCTCGCTGTCGGAGATGGGCATCGATCATATCGACCTCTTGCTGATCCACCGCCCGGATCCGCTGATGGATCATGCCGAGACGGGGGCTGCGCTGGACGCGCTGGTCGCCGCAGGCAAACTGCGCGCCGTGGGGGTTTCGAACTTCCGGCCCTGGGATTGGGAACTGCTGCAATCGGGGATGAAGACGCCACTGGCCACCAATCAGATTGAGATTTCGCTCTCTGAGATCACGCCCTTCACCAATGGCGATTTGGCTTTTCATCAACGGCAGGGCCATCCGTTGATGGCTTGGTCGCCGCTTGGCGGTGGCGGCTTAATGACCGGCCGTGGCCAATTGGCTGAACGGCTGGATGAGATTGCCGCAGCGCAGGGCGTTGACCGCGCCGCCGTCGCCATAGCCTTCCTGTTGCGGCATCCCGCTCGGATCCTGCCGGTGTTGGGTACCAACAACCTGGCGCGGATCAAACAGGCCTCTGACGCGCTGAAGGTCGAGCTGGACCGTCCGACCTGGTTCAAATTGTATGAGGCGGCATTGGGCCGGGAGGTCGCATGA
- a CDS encoding LLM class flavin-dependent oxidoreductase, protein MSVVPVTSADLDAVEVSWFAALCSDDYQFLGVPDGDLRSSWAHCSDIVKEAEAQGFRNILCPSSYQVGQDTLSFVAGCAPITDRINMLAAVRCGEMQPIMLARTLATLDHMLEGRLTVNIISSDFPGEKADSAFRYQRSREVVEILKQAWTRDEINHNGEVYQFEGLTTDPAKPYQTGGPLLYFGGYSPAALELCGEHCDVYLMWPEKMEDLAGRMQAVHNVAETYGRALDYGLRVHVIVRDTEAEAYEYADHLVSKLDDAQGKAIRDRALDATSLGVAHQAKNRDIADEFGFIEPNLWTGIGRARSGCGAALVGSTDQIMSKLEAYQKMGIRAFVLSGYPHLEEARHFGARVMPHLKTCSLPHEYGRVPQSTPATPLGNGERR, encoded by the coding sequence ATGAGCGTTGTTCCGGTAACATCTGCGGATCTTGATGCGGTTGAAGTGTCTTGGTTCGCCGCGCTCTGCTCCGATGACTACCAGTTCCTTGGCGTGCCGGATGGCGATCTGCGGTCCTCCTGGGCGCATTGCTCTGACATCGTGAAAGAGGCCGAGGCGCAGGGATTTCGCAATATCCTCTGTCCGTCGTCCTATCAGGTGGGTCAGGATACGCTTAGTTTTGTGGCAGGCTGCGCGCCGATTACCGACAGGATCAATATGCTGGCAGCGGTACGCTGCGGGGAGATGCAGCCGATCATGTTGGCGCGCACTCTTGCCACGCTGGACCACATGCTGGAGGGGCGGCTGACGGTGAACATCATCTCCTCCGATTTTCCAGGCGAGAAAGCCGACAGCGCGTTCCGGTATCAACGCTCGCGCGAGGTGGTGGAGATCCTGAAACAAGCCTGGACCCGCGATGAGATCAACCACAATGGCGAGGTTTATCAGTTCGAGGGGCTCACAACCGATCCGGCGAAACCCTATCAGACCGGCGGGCCGCTGCTGTATTTCGGTGGCTATTCCCCGGCGGCGCTGGAGCTCTGCGGTGAACATTGCGATGTCTACCTGATGTGGCCGGAAAAGATGGAAGATCTGGCCGGTCGGATGCAGGCGGTCCACAATGTTGCGGAAACCTATGGTCGCGCGCTGGATTATGGTCTTCGGGTGCACGTCATTGTCCGCGATACTGAGGCGGAAGCCTATGAATACGCTGATCATCTCGTGTCGAAACTGGATGATGCACAGGGCAAAGCCATTCGGGATCGGGCGCTGGATGCCACCTCGCTGGGCGTGGCGCATCAGGCCAAGAACCGCGATATTGCGGATGAATTCGGGTTTATTGAACCGAACCTCTGGACAGGGATAGGGCGGGCACGCTCTGGTTGCGGGGCGGCGCTGGTCGGATCCACCGATCAGATCATGTCCAAGCTGGAAGCCTATCAGAAAATGGGCATTCGCGCCTTCGTTCTGTCGGGCTATCCGCATCTGGAGGAAGCGCGGCATTTCGGGGCGCGGGTGATGCCACATCTGAAAACCTGCTCACTGCCGCATGAATATGGTCGGGTGCCGCAATCGACCCCGGCTACACCCTTAGGGAACGGAGAACGTCGTTGA
- a CDS encoding GntR family transcriptional regulator, translating to MPTPRTSGTALPLYLQISEALTREIAAGRLADGERLAPERQLAQTYGTTVRTLRKALSELENQGMLERIQGSGNYIRTTQTLPSVYSMFRLELPNGGGLPTADIISVTECDKPEDLPQFGTSARGTRIRRLRYLDSTIIAVEEIWLDAGAGRVDVAQLSDSLYRYYRLQLGFWISRAEDRVSLAPVPDWAPALFTKPPGTTVGYIERLSWAQDLAPVEFSRTWFDTEKALYVQRLT from the coding sequence ATGCCCACCCCCCGCACCTCCGGCACCGCGCTGCCACTATATCTGCAGATCAGCGAAGCGCTGACCCGCGAGATCGCGGCCGGGAGGTTGGCAGACGGGGAGCGTCTGGCACCTGAACGGCAGCTGGCCCAAACCTATGGGACAACAGTAAGGACCTTGCGTAAGGCACTGTCAGAACTGGAAAATCAGGGCATGCTGGAGCGCATTCAAGGATCGGGAAACTATATCCGCACAACGCAAACCCTGCCGAGCGTCTACTCAATGTTTAGGCTGGAACTACCAAATGGCGGCGGCCTGCCAACTGCAGATATCATCTCTGTCACGGAATGCGACAAACCTGAGGACCTGCCGCAGTTTGGCACCAGCGCCCGGGGCACTCGTATCCGCAGATTGCGCTATCTGGACAGCACGATCATCGCCGTTGAAGAGATTTGGCTGGATGCTGGAGCGGGCCGTGTGGATGTCGCGCAGCTCTCTGATTCCCTTTATCGCTACTACCGGCTGCAATTGGGGTTCTGGATCAGCCGCGCTGAGGATCGCGTCTCGCTCGCGCCGGTGCCCGACTGGGCGCCGGCGCTCTTCACCAAGCCCCCCGGCACCACGGTTGGGTATATCGAACGGCTAAGCTGGGCCCAGGATCTGGCCCCGGTTGAATTTTCACGCACCTGGTTTGACACGGAAAAGGCGCTCTATGTGCAGCGCCTGACATAG